The Rhodococcus sp. ABRD24 genome contains the following window.
GCCAGGCCCGGCAGGGAGTCTTCGATCGCGATCACCCGGTCGTGGGTCACGTCGCCCCACGTGCCCCGCAGCTTCTCTACGGCCAACAGGTACGGCTCCGGGTGCGGCTTCCCCATCGTGACCATGTCACCGGTTACCAGGAACTCGAATGTGCCGGCGGGAAGTAGACGCGCGATCTCCTCGGCCAGCGGCTGCTCGCTCATGGTCACCATCGCGCAAGGAATCCCCACCGACCGGACGTCGGCGAGCAGTTCGCGCGCACCCGGCCGCCACGGCATCTCGGTGCGGACTTGGTTGATCACCGAGCCGATCAGCGTGTCGATGATCTCACGGATACTCAGATCGACGCCTGCCGCCCGGATCACGGCAGCGGAGTCCGGCAGCGCGTTGCCTACCAGGGCGACCGCCTGATCAGGGGTCCACGGAACACCGTGTTCGGCAAGAAGTTCGGTCTCAGCCCGGAACCAATAGGGTTCGGTGTCCACGAGCGTGCCGTCCATATCCCACAGCACCGCCTGTACTGCGGTGTCGAGCTCGATCACTACTTCTCCTCGTTCGTTGCGATGGGATCGTGGTCGTCACCGTGGTCGGGCGCGACCACGGTGACCGATACCCCGCGGGAGCGCAGGGTATCGACAAGTTCTTGTGGTGCTGCAGAATCGGTCACAACATCGTCGATGGACGACCAATCCCGTACCAGATGCAGCGACGTTCCCCCCAGCTTGCTCGCGTCCATCAGGAGGACCCGGCGTCGCGCGGACCGGAGCATCTCCGCCTTCACCGCGACGATCGATTCCTCCTGGTGGTAGATGCCGTCGGTGTCCGCGCTCGACGAGGAAAAGAACACGGTATCCACGCGCAGCCCCCGGATGGCGGAGACGGCCGCGACCCCGAGGAACGACTCGTGTCCCGTGTCGTAGGTGCCGCCGACCGCAGTCAGGCAGACGCGGCCGTCGGCGGCGACTCGGGTGAGCGTGGGCAGATAGTTCGTTGCCAGATGCAGATCCTCGATCTCGAGCAGGTGTTCGAGCATCGTTGCCGCCGTCGTGGAATCGTCGAGCAAGAGGGACTGGCCCGGCTCCACGAGGCGTGCCGCGGCGGCGGCGATGGCCCGCTTCTGCGGCATCGCGACCAGGCGGCGCAATGTCGCAGTGATTTCGTAGGTGCTGGTGCGCTGGACGCTCACTCCGCCGCGAAACTTGCGGACGATGCCCCTCCTCTGCAATTCGTCCAGATCCCGGTGCACGGTCATGAGCGATACCCCGAACCGGGCGGCGAGCGTCTGCGCGGAAGCATCCGGTTGCGCCAGTAGGCATTCGAGAATCGACTCCAGTCGCTCCTGCCTGGAGTCGCTGATCGACCGCTGGGTCATGCCGCCCCTCGCTTCCGTTCGGGTCTCGTTCTCTTTCCCGCTTATATCAACGCGAGTGTGATTAACGGATTCTGAACTCGATGGGAACCTTTGCCCGACGGATGCGGAACTCGGGCTGTCGTAAGTCGTCGCAGGAAATCGATCCCTGCGTCAAAAGCGCTGAACAAAGAGGGTATTCGTGAGGGTTGGTGTCCCGTCAGGAGGCGCGGAAGTGACACAGAGCACCTTTTGACCGGGTTCCGATCGGGTGCAAACATCAGCCGTGGCCCAGCTCGGTGATAACAACCGGGTGATATCCAGGAAAGGTCTGTGGCCGTGTCCCTGACAGTCCAGCACCCCGGCTCGCCGGTGGTCGCCGAGCCGGCGGCCGTGCCTCCGCTGCAGCAACGTCCGGTGGCCCCGGCCAAGCGGCGTGGTGCGCGGCGCCGCCGTGAGTACCTGCTGTTCGCGCTGTTCGCGCTCCCCAACCTCGCGCTGATCGCGGTCTTTGCCTACTGGCCGGTGATCGGCAATGCCTATCTGAGCCTTACCCGGTGGGACATGATCGCGCCGAGTCCGACCTTTGTCGGATTCGACAACTATGCAACGCTGTTCACCGATCCGTCCTTCTTGCGGGTGCTGCGGATCACCGCAGTGTGGGTGGTGTCCGTGGTCGGCGTCAGCCTCGTCGGCGGTCTTGCGCTGGCGCTGCTGTTCGCCGCTAAAGTGCCTGGACGGAAGGCTGTTTCAGCGTTGGCATTCTCTCCGCACATCCTTTCGGGTGCGGCGGTCGCGGCGGTGTGGCTGTTCCTGTTCGACCCCAACTACGGACTCTCGCGCGTGGTCTTCTCGCTCTTCGGGATGGACTCGCCGCACTGGACCACGTCGAGTCGCTGGGCGCTGCCCGCACTCATCATCGTCGCGGTGTGGAAGGGCGTAGGTTTCGTCGCGATCGTCTACCTCGCGGCATTGCAGTCCTTACCCGGTGACGTCCTGGAGGCGGCTCGACTGGACGGTGCCAGCAGATGGAAGACGTTTCGCCACATCACTTTCCCATTGCTGTCACCCACCACGTTCTTTCTCGCGGTCACCCAGATCATCGGCGCGTTCCAGTCCTTCGACCTGATCGCGATGATGACCGGTGGTGGTCCCGCGGACGCGACGACGACACTGAGCTGGTTCATCTACTCGCAAGGCTTCATGCAGTTCAAGGCCGGCACGGCCGCCGCCGGCGCCATGATCATGTTCGTGTTGCTGCTGGTCGTCACGGTCGTCCAGCTGCGGTACGTAGAGAAGAAGGTGCACTACTGATGTCCACCTCGAGCCCGCCCGATCGTGACCGGGCTTCGCTCCCGACGAGGGTTCGTTACCGAATAGCGAAACTTCCGGTACTGCTGGCGATTCTGCTGATCGGCCTGCTGTTCCTGATTCCCTTCTACTGGATGTTCAGTTCGGCATTCAAGCCGGAGGAAGAGATCTACCGGTGGCCGCTGCAGTGGATTCCGTCGGAGCTGGTGCTCGATCACTTCCGTCGCGCCTGGGACGCCGTCCCCTTCGGGCAGTTCTTCGTCAACTCCGTGATCGTCACCGCGTTCGGTGCCACGTTCAAGGTGACGCTTGCGGTGTTCAGCGCCTACGCGTTCGCCTTCCTGCGTTTCCCGTTCAAGAAGCTGATCTTCTTGGCAGTGCTCGGTGCCCTCATGGTTCCCGGGCACGTCACACTGCTCATCAACTACATCACCATCGGCAACCTCGGGCTGATCAACACGTACGCGGGCATCTTCCTGCCCGGGTTGGCCAGCGCATTCGGCACTTTCCTGCTGCGCCAGCACTTCCTGGCGCTACCGAAGGAAGTGCTCGAGGCGGCGGAACTCGACGGTTGCGGGCATCTGCGCCGGCTCACGCACTTCGTGCTGCCGATGGCCAAACCCGCCGTCGTCACTGTCGCCCTCATCGCGGTGATCGACGAGTGGAACGACTTCATTTGGCCGTTGCTCGTCACCAATTCGGTCCAGATGCGGACCCTCCCTATCGGATTGATGTTTCTCAAGGAGACCGAGGGCGTCGATCAGTGGGGTCCGATCATGGCTGGCACGGTCCTGGTGGTACTGCCGATGCTCCTGCTGTTCCTCTTAGCTCAGCGCTACATCATCGCCGGGCTTGCCGGCGCCGCTGTCAAGAAATAGACCATTCCGCAATCACTTCCACGTATCGAGGAGCCCCCTCATGTCTGTGTTCTCTCGCGCCGGTGCCCCGGCGCCCGCCCTCAACCGCCGTCGGTTTCTGGCTCTCGCCGGGATGGCCGCCGCCACCGTCCCTGTCCTGGCGGCCTGCGGGTCGCCCAGCGGAGCTTCCGGCGGCTTCTCCCAGCCCGACGTCGCACCCCCGGCTCCGTTCAAGGGCCGCACGAACGTCGTGGTCTGGAGTCCGTGGTCGGGCACCAACCACGAGGCGTTCACCGGCCTGGTCACCCGCTTCAACGAGTCGCAGTCCGACATCTACGCCGAGGTCCAGCAGTTCAAGGGCTATGACGGTGTCACGGAAAAGCTCTCGGCCGGTCTTCAGGCCCGTCAGATTCCGGAGATCGCGGTGTTCTCCGATGTCTCGTGGAACAAGTTCTTCCTCTCCAGCATGATCGAACCGCTCGATGGCTACTTCACCGACGGCTGGAACGGCGAGACCTACCATCGGCGTCTGTTCGAGGAGGGCGTCGTGCGGGGAGCGTCGTACTGGGTGCCGTTCGGGCGGTCGACACCGCTGTTCTACTACAACAAGCAGATATTCGCGGACGCCGGCTTGCCGGACCGTACCCCGCAGACGTGGGACGAGTTCCGGGATTGGGGGCGCAAGGTCACCGGCCGCAGCTACCGCGGCAACAAGGTCGTGATGCGCGGCTACACCGGCGCGGACGATTGGTACTTCCAGGGTCTGCTGTGGAACTACGGCGGTGCGATGTCGAACGGTCTGGACGTCACGCTCGATGCACCGGCGGCGATCGCGGCCGCGGAGTTCGATCGTGCGGTGATCAACGTGGACAAGACCGGCTATCTGGCGCAGGATTACGTCACCGATTTCACCAACGGGCTGGTTGCCACCATGACCAACTCGACCGGTGTGCTGACCGGTCTCACCAAGGGCGCCGATTTCGAGGTGGGGGCCGGTTTCCTGCCCACCGCGAAGGACACCGGAGTCCCGACCGGGGGCGCCGGATTGTCGATCCTCAAGAACGCCGATCCGGAGCGGAAGGCTGCCGCCGCCAAGCTGATCGAGTTCCTGGCGCAGGATCGGCAGGCGGGAGACTGGGCGGTCGACACCGGCTACCTGCCCGCGACTCCGGGGGCGACGGCGTCTGCCGCGGTCACCAAGCGGATCGCCGAGAACCCCAGTTACGGTCTCGCGGTTGAGCAACTCGACATTGCGCGGCAGCCAGACGCGGTGCGGCGCTACGTGTCGTCGACGATCATCGAGGTCCGCGGCGCCATGCAGAAGCTTTACACCGAGAACGCGGACCCGGCCACCGTGCTGTCCGCCGCCGCGAAGGTGATCCGGAAGGACACCGAGGCCATCCGTGCCCAGTACGAGGATTTGGTGGCCTGATGAGCGCACTACTGCCCACCAACTATTCCGTCGTCGGCCATCGCGGCGCGATGGCCGAGTCTCCCGAGAACACGCTCGCATCCTTCCGGCTGGCGGAAGAGATCGGCGTCCACGAACTCGAATTCGACATCCGGCTCTCTGCGGACGGTGTCGCGGTCGTCCTGCATGACGCCACGCTGGACCGCACCGCCGCCGATGAGAACGGGCGCGGCCTCGGGCCGGTTGCCGAGCTGCCGTACGAGCGGATCTCGGCGGTGGATATCGGTGCGGGGGAGAAGGTCCCGACGTTCGAGGCTGTTCTCGATGCGACCACAGTGTCGCTGCAGGTGGAGATCAAGGCGGTCGAGGCGGTTCCCGAGGTGGTGCGGATCGTGGCGCTGCGCCCCGAGGACGCACGACGGATCCGGTTCACAAGCTTCCTGCCCGACGCGCTGCGCCGGCTGCGGCAGCTGGCCCCGGACGTACCGCGCGGCCTGATCACGCTCGGCTATCCCGATGCCGAGCGGCATCCTGCCGGGATCGAGGCGGTGCTCGCCGAAACCGGATCGACCGCGTTCTACTGCGGGTGGGACGGTCTCACCCTCGACGTCGTCCGCGGACTACAGGACGCCGGGTGCGAGGTGGGTGCATGGCCGGTCCGCAGTGTCGACGATGTGCGACGCGGTCTCGAGTGGGGTCTGATCAGCGGGACCGTCGACGATCCGCGCGCGGGATGCGCGTGGCTGCGGGAGGTACAAGGCGCTCGGGGCGTGCTGACGAGCCCAGAGGGATAACTCACGGGGTATCCG
Protein-coding sequences here:
- a CDS encoding DeoR/GlpR family DNA-binding transcription regulator, whose translation is MTQRSISDSRQERLESILECLLAQPDASAQTLAARFGVSLMTVHRDLDELQRRGIVRKFRGGVSVQRTSTYEITATLRRLVAMPQKRAIAAAAARLVEPGQSLLLDDSTTAATMLEHLLEIEDLHLATNYLPTLTRVAADGRVCLTAVGGTYDTGHESFLGVAAVSAIRGLRVDTVFFSSSSADTDGIYHQEESIVAVKAEMLRSARRRVLLMDASKLGGTSLHLVRDWSSIDDVVTDSAAPQELVDTLRSRGVSVTVVAPDHGDDHDPIATNEEK
- a CDS encoding ABC transporter substrate-binding protein, with the translated sequence MSVFSRAGAPAPALNRRRFLALAGMAAATVPVLAACGSPSGASGGFSQPDVAPPAPFKGRTNVVVWSPWSGTNHEAFTGLVTRFNESQSDIYAEVQQFKGYDGVTEKLSAGLQARQIPEIAVFSDVSWNKFFLSSMIEPLDGYFTDGWNGETYHRRLFEEGVVRGASYWVPFGRSTPLFYYNKQIFADAGLPDRTPQTWDEFRDWGRKVTGRSYRGNKVVMRGYTGADDWYFQGLLWNYGGAMSNGLDVTLDAPAAIAAAEFDRAVINVDKTGYLAQDYVTDFTNGLVATMTNSTGVLTGLTKGADFEVGAGFLPTAKDTGVPTGGAGLSILKNADPERKAAAAKLIEFLAQDRQAGDWAVDTGYLPATPGATASAAVTKRIAENPSYGLAVEQLDIARQPDAVRRYVSSTIIEVRGAMQKLYTENADPATVLSAAAKVIRKDTEAIRAQYEDLVA
- a CDS encoding glycerophosphodiester phosphodiesterase family protein, with amino-acid sequence MSALLPTNYSVVGHRGAMAESPENTLASFRLAEEIGVHELEFDIRLSADGVAVVLHDATLDRTAADENGRGLGPVAELPYERISAVDIGAGEKVPTFEAVLDATTVSLQVEIKAVEAVPEVVRIVALRPEDARRIRFTSFLPDALRRLRQLAPDVPRGLITLGYPDAERHPAGIEAVLAETGSTAFYCGWDGLTLDVVRGLQDAGCEVGAWPVRSVDDVRRGLEWGLISGTVDDPRAGCAWLREVQGARGVLTSPEG
- a CDS encoding sugar ABC transporter permease, which codes for MSLTVQHPGSPVVAEPAAVPPLQQRPVAPAKRRGARRRREYLLFALFALPNLALIAVFAYWPVIGNAYLSLTRWDMIAPSPTFVGFDNYATLFTDPSFLRVLRITAVWVVSVVGVSLVGGLALALLFAAKVPGRKAVSALAFSPHILSGAAVAAVWLFLFDPNYGLSRVVFSLFGMDSPHWTTSSRWALPALIIVAVWKGVGFVAIVYLAALQSLPGDVLEAARLDGASRWKTFRHITFPLLSPTTFFLAVTQIIGAFQSFDLIAMMTGGGPADATTTLSWFIYSQGFMQFKAGTAAAGAMIMFVLLLVVTVVQLRYVEKKVHY
- a CDS encoding carbohydrate ABC transporter permease; this encodes MSTSSPPDRDRASLPTRVRYRIAKLPVLLAILLIGLLFLIPFYWMFSSAFKPEEEIYRWPLQWIPSELVLDHFRRAWDAVPFGQFFVNSVIVTAFGATFKVTLAVFSAYAFAFLRFPFKKLIFLAVLGALMVPGHVTLLINYITIGNLGLINTYAGIFLPGLASAFGTFLLRQHFLALPKEVLEAAELDGCGHLRRLTHFVLPMAKPAVVTVALIAVIDEWNDFIWPLLVTNSVQMRTLPIGLMFLKETEGVDQWGPIMAGTVLVVLPMLLLFLLAQRYIIAGLAGAAVKK
- a CDS encoding HAD family phosphatase, whose translation is MIELDTAVQAVLWDMDGTLVDTEPYWFRAETELLAEHGVPWTPDQAVALVGNALPDSAAVIRAAGVDLSIREIIDTLIGSVINQVRTEMPWRPGARELLADVRSVGIPCAMVTMSEQPLAEEIARLLPAGTFEFLVTGDMVTMGKPHPEPYLLAVEKLRGTWGDVTHDRVIAIEDSLPGLASAKASGVVTIGVPNIVPLPLDPGHTVWPTLAGRTAAHLHELVSAR